Proteins encoded together in one Citromicrobium bathyomarinum window:
- a CDS encoding dienelactone hydrolase family protein, with protein sequence MNAFEEIAYADGDTPLTGLALHPQGGARAAVTIFPTFMNSTPAVEAKARSLAAQGYAVLIGDFYGPDAPADMQQAFAAMTRLRADPVAARQRLRATVRLLRERHPDLPQLAIGFCLGGFAVLEMARDGQDLAAVASFHGMLETALPATKPIHPRILVCHGDADTLVPRSQVIDFWEEMDRVGADWHFHSYAGVEHGFTNPRTRDGAPNPAYDASADRQSWAAMLGLFDEVLDPQD encoded by the coding sequence GTGAACGCATTCGAGGAAATCGCCTATGCCGACGGCGACACCCCGCTGACCGGGCTCGCCCTGCATCCGCAGGGGGGCGCCCGGGCGGCGGTGACGATTTTCCCGACCTTCATGAACAGCACGCCCGCGGTCGAGGCCAAGGCCCGGTCGCTGGCGGCGCAAGGTTATGCCGTCCTGATCGGCGACTTCTACGGACCCGATGCGCCTGCCGACATGCAGCAGGCCTTTGCCGCGATGACCCGCTTGCGCGCCGATCCCGTCGCCGCTCGCCAGCGACTGAGGGCGACGGTCCGGTTGCTGCGCGAACGGCATCCCGATCTGCCGCAGCTGGCCATCGGCTTCTGTCTCGGCGGGTTCGCCGTGCTGGAAATGGCGCGCGACGGCCAGGATCTGGCCGCCGTGGCGAGCTTCCACGGCATGCTCGAAACCGCGCTCCCGGCGACAAAGCCGATCCACCCGCGCATCCTCGTGTGCCATGGCGATGCCGACACGCTGGTCCCGCGCAGCCAAGTGATCGATTTCTGGGAGGAAATGGACCGCGTCGGTGCCGACTGGCATTTCCACAGCTACGCGGGTGTCGAACACGGCTTCACCAACCCGCGCACGCGCGATGGCGCGCCCAACCCGGCCTATGATGCGAGCGCGGACCGGCAAAGCTGGGCAGCAATGCTCGGCCTGTTCGACGAGGTTCTCGATCCGCAAGATTGA